Part of the Chloroflexota bacterium genome is shown below.
ATTGCAGAAACAGCGCCGTTGCCATGGCGGAGGTGAAGATGTGTTTGGCTGGCACCTCCAATCCCATGGTCCGCAGGCGGTGGGACAGGTCGCCCGGCGTGTACATGGGATTGTTGGTCAGGACCAGGTGTTTGATATCCCGATCCTTTAGGCGTTGCAGGAATTCAGCAGCCCCAGGGATTGGCTGGCGCCCGCTTACAAGGACGCCGTCCATGTCGATAAGATAGTTTTTTTCTCCCATGAAGTGGTTTTTCCGTTCCTTTGAAAACTGATTGTACGACCTACCCCCCGGCCCCCTCCCAATCTGGGAGGGGGAGAGGTCAAACCCGCAACCTGCCTCAGTACCGCGGTACGCATGGATGTACGTCCGATAGCATTCCTGCCAGAGGTCGCAACGGCGCCGCGTCTCCGTGTCGCCTCGTCCCATCGACTGCCCTCTGCCATCAGGTTGACGATTGCGGGCGGCGTTGGGTCTCCCTGCCCTACTCCCAATACCGCTGCCAGGTCTCCCGCGCCACCTCGCGGCTGCGGGCGGTGATGGCTGCTTCGTCCAGTGTCAGCAGCTGCCGGTCTTTCATCAACCAGCGGCCGGCAACCATGGTGTGGGTGACGTGGCTGCCGCTCACTCCGAAAAGAATGTGCCAGGGCAGGTTCTCATTGGACAACGGGGTGGGCGGGTAGTAGTCCAACAGGATCAGATCAGCCGCGGCCCCCGGGCTGATCTGCCCGAGGCCAGGCTGGAAGAACAACCGGGCCAGGGCGGCATTGTTGCCATAGGCCATCTGGACGATCTGGTCACCGCTGGCTACCCGCGGGTCGTTTTGCCATACTTTGTGCAGTAAATATGCCTGTTTCATCTCGCTGAACATGTCGTTGGAGAAGCCGTCGTTGCCTAGACAAATGGGCATGCCACCCCGCATCATGGCAGGCACATCGGCCACACCCACCGCGTTGTTCATGTTACTGCGCGGCTGATGGGTAATCCAGGTGTTGCTCTCGCGCAGCGTTTCCATCTCCCAGGGGTCGATGGCGGTGACGTGGGCCACGATGGTGTGCGGTCCCAGAATCCCCCGGCTCTTCAGGCGGTCGATGGTGCGCAGACCATAGTTGGCCTGGCTGTCCTCCTGATCCGCGGGGCCCTCTGCGGCGTGGATGTGGAAGCCCACGTTTCCAAGGCTTTCGGCCTCGGCAACACATTGGGCCAGAGTTTCATCGCTCAGGCTGAGCGACGCGTGCAGGCCGAAGGTACCGGCAACCAGCGGTGACGACCCGGGACGCCGCGTTTCCTTGATGAAACGCACATTTTCGGCGATGCCGGCCGTGGCCTCTTCGGGTCCATTGC
Proteins encoded:
- the ssnA gene encoding putative aminohydrolase SsnA gives rise to the protein MSQSILIHNATVCTFGDDNRVIEDGAVLVQDGEIAAVASSQDLLAAYPDAAREDAGGKLLMPGNICTHTHYYGAFARGMYIPGPAPRDFPEILRRLWWTLDRALDDDGVLFSALVCLVDAIRNGTTTLIDHHASPAHVDGSLSIIAGAVETAGLRSCLCYEVTDRNGPEEATAGIAENVRFIKETRRPGSSPLVAGTFGLHASLSLSDETLAQCVAEAESLGNVGFHIHAAEGPADQEDSQANYGLRTIDRLKSRGILGPHTIVAHVTAIDPWEMETLRESNTWITHQPRSNMNNAVGVADVPAMMRGGMPICLGNDGFSNDMFSEMKQAYLLHKVWQNDPRVASGDQIVQMAYGNNAALARLFFQPGLGQISPGAAADLILLDYYPPTPLSNENLPWHILFGVSGSHVTHTMVAGRWLMKDRQLLTLDEAAITARSREVARETWQRYWE